CCGGAGAGGGAAGCGGAAATGTACTGAACTATCTGCCCGCACTAACCAGGCAATACACCTATATGCTGGCAAACCTGAACCCTTACCAGACAAATGCGGAAGGGGAGAGCGGGGGACAGGCGGATGTGTATTATTCGTTCCGTCCTGCTTCAAACAGAAGTAATTACTGGAATTTTCACGCTAACGCGTCCATGTATTATTCGGACAAGGATATCACAAAGAAATCGCGTCTGATGTGGAGGGACATTAACGCAGATGTGGAACACCGCTGGAATAACCAGTGGAAAAGTGCGGCACTGGTTTCCGTTCAGGAATGGAGCCCGTCACACGGAATAAATGACGTGACTTATGTTTCGAACATTTTTGTGCTGGATAACACGTACAAGTTTAACCGGAAGATGGCGTTGCGGTTGGAGTTGCAGTACCTATATTCTACTGATTATGAGAAAGATTGGATGGCCGCGTTGTTGGAGTTCAGCATAGCGCCCCGATGGAGTTTCAGTGTGAGCGATATGTATAACAATGGTTCCACGAAGATACATTATTACAACGGTTCCGTGAGCTATACAAAGAAAAGTACCCGTGTGCAGTTGGGATATGGGCGCAACCGAGCCGGATATGTTTGTTCGGGTGGTGTTTGCAGGTATAGCCCGGCCTATACGGGAGTCAACCTCATTGTGACTTCTTCTTTTTAACGGATGGTTATTATTGTTTTATCTAAAACGAATGATTATGAGAAAGTTTGATTTATTGAATCTGTTGGCGATGCTTTGCGCCTGTTTGTTTTTTATCTCCTGCTCCGGCAATGACGGAGAGGGTGACGAACCGGGTGGCAATGGCGGGGGAACCAATCCTGAAGGAAAATTAGTTTTATCCGCTTCTGCTTCGTTTATTAATAATGACGGACGGGATGCTGCTGTGTTTACTGTCAGGATGGGGGATACGGATATTACTGATAAGGCTAAAATATATCTGGGCAATGATGTATTTGCCGGCACAAGTTTCACTACCACTAAAGTAGGCGATTATACGTTTTTTGCAAGTTATGAGGGTGAGATTTCCGATAAAATCACGATAAAGGCGATTGCCGGAATACCGGATATCCCGGATGACCCGCAGGCAGATAAGTTCGACGGATTTGTACATCGTGTACTGGTGGTGCAATCTACGGGAACGTGGTGTCAATATTGCCCTTATATGACGGCCGGCATTAAAAGTTATCTGGAGAGCGACGCTAATACGGGCGATGCTGTTTTTGCGGCAGCCCATAATGGTGATGTGATGGCTAACGATTATTCTGATGCTGTCAATCAATGGTTGAGTGTTAGCGGTTATCCGACATTGAGCTTGAACCTTGACAGTAGAAATAAAGTTCAACATCAAGGTGAGCCTGCGGCTACGGCTTCAGCTATTTCCGGAGCTGTCTCCAACACTCTGCGGGACGCTGTTCATGTGGGTATTTCCGCTTCCGTCAGTGGTACTGAAAATAGCGGCATACTGACTGTGCGTGCCAGAGTAAAGATAGGGGCAGACGGGAAGTACCGTATTGCGGCTTGGTTGTTGGAGGATGGAATCCGGGCAGACCAGGTGAACAGTACCGGGCTGACTGACAAGGACAACTTCTCTATACACAACAATGTATTGCGTATTAGTTCTGCCGCGAGTGCTTATGGTGTCCAGTTGGGAGAAAACGCATCTTCAACCAAAGGCAGTGTGAAGGAGTATGTCTGCACATTGAATCTGGCGGACGCGAAGGTAGCGTCATTGGCAAAATGCAGGGTTGTCATATTCGTCACTGCTCCGAAAGACGGTAAGTTCACGGTAAATAATGTCATTACTTGCCCGATTAATAATAGTGTGGCTTTTGAATATGAGTAATAGCTCCGTACAGATGAATTGTAAGTGGTTAGACTGCCTGTGGATGTGGTGTATGCTGTTATTCATGGCGGGATGTAGCGACGATGACGGAAAGGGGGAGGTGCCTCCCGCCTTTCTCGAAGTCGCTTCTGCGGTCTATGATAATGTTGACGCGGGAAATTCCACACTTACGGTTTCTGTCAAAAGTAATGTTGAATGGACAGTAGAGAGTGATAAGGCATGGTGTGTGGCACTTTCCGGAAACACTGGTTCGGGTGATGCGGATATCCGGCTGAAGATAGCCGAGAATCTCACGCAGGAAGCGCGTACGGCTTCTGTAAAACTATCGTCTACGGATAAGGTGCGGGAAGTGACGGTGACTGTCAATCAGTTGGCTCCTGTGTTCGTTGCCGGGGGATATTATAAACTTCCGGTCGTATTCCAGATGCTTTATGTCAATAAGAATGATAGGTATCAGTATATAACTCCCGGACATTTGGAGAAAGTAATAGGCGAAGTAAACAGACTTTATCGGGAGTCCGGTCAGGAAATGAATCTGGAGTTTGTGATGGCTACGGATGACCCTCAGGGCAATGCACTTGAAGAACCGGGGGTGAACCGGGTGGCATGGACTACCGGAAAAATGAACTGTGAAGACTTTATGAACAGCCGCGAGCAGCGTCATCTGGATTTGATTTGGGATCCGGACAGGTATATTAATATTATGCTGTACACTTTCTCGGATGCAAGCGTTCTTGGCATTGCACAATTTCCCTTTACCGTTTATCCTGATGAATTGCCGGGATGCAGCGCGTGGAAGGGTGGTGTGCCGGGACAGGAAAACTTGAACCGTCCGCAGTGCATATCCATCAATAACAAATATATCTATGATACCGGTGCTTCTCTGACTCCCGAAACGCCGGAAGGGACGGATACTTATGTCATTGAAACCATCGCGCATGAATTGGGGCATTATCTTGGTTTAAGGCATGTGTTTTCCGAAGCTATTTACGGCTGTTCGGATACAGATTTCTGTGAAGATACCCCTACTTACGACCGGACTTCGTACATCCGTATTTTGCAGGCTTATGGTCAAAATTATATGCAACATTTGGATGAACTGGTCATGCGTGATGACTGTGAGAGCGGTGATGAGTTTATATCGGACAATATCATGGATTACTCTATTTCGTATTTCAATGTGTTTACCCCTCACCAGGCTGAGAGGGTGCGTTACATACTGGAGCATGGTGCGTTTATTCCCGGTCCCAAAAATCGGCAGGCTAAAGCGGAAACGCGGGTATCGGGTATGCTTGAACTCCCTATGGAGGTTATGAAATAATTTTGTATTATTAATTTAGATTGAATTCTTATGAGAAAATTAGTGGAAAAATGGATGGTATATCCTGTTCTGGCATTAGGTTGCTTATTGGGAACCGTTGCCTGTGGGGACGATGATGAACCGGCAACAGAGCCTGCGGCAAAAGTTGAATTCAAGTTGAATGCGGAGAGTGTCACTCTGCTTGCAGAAGGTGGAAATTCTTCTGTCACTTATACATTGGAAAATGCAGGCGCCAACTCTTCCGTCCGTGCGACTTCCGACCGGGAATGGGTGCGTAATCTTAAAACCGGCACGGCAAACAAAATTACTTTTGATGTTGCGGCGAATACGGAAACTGAGGCCCGTGAAGCGAAGGTGACTGTTACCTATTCGGATGACGTGAATGAGGATGTAAAAACTTCGTTCGTCGTCAAACAGGCGGCTGGTGACCCTGATTTCGTGATTACATTAGGAGAAACCGGCTCTAGCTGGATACAATTGGGTATGGTCCCAAAGGACGCAAATATGCGGTATATGCTGGGCGCCTTGCCGGTAGAGGATATGGACGGGTATATAAGTGATGAGGCTTTCTTTGATAATGAGATGTCCGGCTATCAAGAACTGGCTGATATGGCAGAAATGACGTTGGACCAGGTTTTGGACATCCTGTTTATGAAAGGTTCGGTTAGTAATGGGACTATAACGCTGTTGGAGCCGGAAACGGAGTACTATGTATATTGTTATGGTATCGCAAGTGATAACGAACTGGCTACACCTGTTATCAAACAGAAGGTGACCACGCCGGCGGC
The DNA window shown above is from Bacteroides faecium and carries:
- a CDS encoding Omp28-related outer membrane protein, with translation MRKFDLLNLLAMLCACLFFISCSGNDGEGDEPGGNGGGTNPEGKLVLSASASFINNDGRDAAVFTVRMGDTDITDKAKIYLGNDVFAGTSFTTTKVGDYTFFASYEGEISDKITIKAIAGIPDIPDDPQADKFDGFVHRVLVVQSTGTWCQYCPYMTAGIKSYLESDANTGDAVFAAAHNGDVMANDYSDAVNQWLSVSGYPTLSLNLDSRNKVQHQGEPAATASAISGAVSNTLRDAVHVGISASVSGTENSGILTVRARVKIGADGKYRIAAWLLEDGIRADQVNSTGLTDKDNFSIHNNVLRISSAASAYGVQLGENASSTKGSVKEYVCTLNLADAKVASLAKCRVVIFVTAPKDGKFTVNNVITCPINNSVAFEYE
- a CDS encoding zinc-dependent metalloproteinase lipoprotein, yielding MNCKWLDCLWMWCMLLFMAGCSDDDGKGEVPPAFLEVASAVYDNVDAGNSTLTVSVKSNVEWTVESDKAWCVALSGNTGSGDADIRLKIAENLTQEARTASVKLSSTDKVREVTVTVNQLAPVFVAGGYYKLPVVFQMLYVNKNDRYQYITPGHLEKVIGEVNRLYRESGQEMNLEFVMATDDPQGNALEEPGVNRVAWTTGKMNCEDFMNSREQRHLDLIWDPDRYINIMLYTFSDASVLGIAQFPFTVYPDELPGCSAWKGGVPGQENLNRPQCISINNKYIYDTGASLTPETPEGTDTYVIETIAHELGHYLGLRHVFSEAIYGCSDTDFCEDTPTYDRTSYIRILQAYGQNYMQHLDELVMRDDCESGDEFISDNIMDYSISYFNVFTPHQAERVRYILEHGAFIPGPKNRQAKAETRVSGMLELPMEVMK